From Nodosilinea sp. PGN35:
ACATCGACTGCCAAGAGTTTATTGGCCACGATACGCAGACTATCTGCGGCGGCGGATAGGCACCGTTAATGGGCTCCATTCTGCTTATGGGGTACCCACAACCCTTACAGTTGCCCAGAAGATCAAGGCCGCTCGATCTCGTTAACAAGGCGCAAAACGCTTGTGTACAAAGGCTCTGCGACCCAAAATCCGGCCTCATTAATCAACGCATCCAATAAAGGTTTTACCTCGGCAATCAAGCCTTGACCTTTTGCTTCGGCTAAGATTCCTAAAAGGCCGGTGTAGCGAAGATTTAGCCTGCTTGCGACTAATCGACCTCGGCGTTCGTCAATCAAAACTTGAGTAGCTTGAACTTCCACTGCTAAGGCAATCGCCTCGGCTTCGCCAATATCAAGTTCGTTGTTCAATGCTTCGACAAGCGTGCGTTGGCGTTAGCCTGTGCGGTAGCACAATCGCTGACAACACGAGTTTGAATCCAATCAAAGGTGCGTACTTCGGTCGCACCTGCAACCGGGAAGTTGGGGTCGGTTAATTCTCGGTAAACGGATTCGGGAATAAAAACCGTTCCGTACAGCTGATGGAGGAGGTGGAGGTGATTGATCGCAGCAAGGTTATTGATGGGTGATGTGTCGCTGACAATAATCACAATCTACCCATCTCTCGCAGAGTTTGAATGTCCTGTTCAAAATCTTCTACATCGTAATGCACTGGAATATGGCGACTGGCAAGCAGGTGTTGAAAGGCGACGCGGTGCATTGCTGCAAATCGACTGGCTTGAGCGAGGGTAAGCTTGTCACGCTGAAAGAGCATGACAGCGATCTCTTGGCACATTTCAGCTTCAGTCATGCGAGTTGCAGTTAAGATCTCGTCAGGGACAACAACGCTCATAGTCCAATTCCTCGCTCACTTTCCCTATTGTAGGTTCCGACCCACGTTAGAGCCCAATCAGTGCCTACAGCACCCGCCCCGATGCCCCGCGCGGCAGGTATTCACCCATGCCCGATCGCCCCAGCCACTCATCCCCATCCACAATGCACTGGCCGCGCAAAAAGACCTTCTTCACCTTGCCCGTCACCTCGCGCCCCTCAAACAGCGAGTAATCCACCAGCGAGTGGTGGGTGCTGGCGCTGAGGGTATGGGTTTCGTTAGGGTCAAACAGCACCAGGTCGGCGTCGCTGCCGACGGCGATCGTGCCCTTGCGGGGAAACAGGCCAAACATCTTGGCCGGGGCGGTGGCAGTGAGCTGCACAAAGCGGTTGAGGTTAATGCGCCCCGCTCTCACCCCGCCGTCGTAGAGCAGCGTCAGCCGCAGTTCTACCCCCGGGGCACCGTTGGGAATGCGGTTGAAGTTATCCCGACCAAACTGCTTTGACTTGAGAATACCCAGTGGGTTTTCGTTCATGCAGAAGGGGCAGTGGTCGGTGGCCACCAGCTGCAAGTCGTCAAACCGGAGCCCGCGCCACAGGGCGTGCTGGCAGTCGTGATCCCGCAGGGGCGGCGTCATCACATACTTAGCCGCTTCAAAGCCGGGGGCGTCGTACTCTGACTCATCGAGAAAGAGGTAGTGGGGGCAGGTTTCAGCAAAGGCGTGGATGCCGCGATCGCGCGCCTCCACCACCGCCTCCAGGGCCTCCTTCGCCGACAGGTGCACAATGTAAACTGGCACCTCCGCCAGCTCCGCAATGCGAATCACCCGGTGGGCCGCCTCCCCCTCCATCAGCCGGGGGCGGGTGAGCTGGTGGTACTTGGGCGACGTGTTGCCCTGCTCCAGCGCTTCTTCGATCAGCGCTTGAATCACCACCCCATTCTCAGCGTGGAGGTTGACCATGCCGCCGTGGTCGCCCGTGCGGCGCATGGTTTTAAAGATAGCGGCATCGTCCACCATCAGCACGCCGGGGTAGGCCATGTAGAGCTTGAAGCTAGACACCCCATCCTGGTTGATCAGGTCGGGCAGCTCCGCCAAAGAGCCGGGGTTGATATCGGTGAGAATGACGTGAAAGGCGTAGTCAACGCAGCACTGGGGCTGGGCGGCAGCCAATCGTCTATCTAAAGCGGCCTTAGGGCTGTCGTTGTGGAACTGCTGGGCAAAGTCAATGATCGTGGTGGTGCCCCCAAAGGCCGCCGAGCGAGTGCCCGTCTCAAAGGTGTCGCAGGTGTAGACATCGTTGCCCATGGGGGTTTCCATGTGCACATGGGCGTCAATGCCGCCGGGCAAGACGAGCAACCCGGCGGCATCGTGGCATTCGGCATTGTCTACCGAGAGCTGGCGGCCAATCGCCTCAATGCGGCCATCTTGAATGAGAATGTCACCCTGGTAGTCGTCTACCGCCGTGACAATGCGACCACCCTGAATCAACACTGATGTCATAGCAAGCCCGCCAAAGCGAAACTGAAGCGAAACGGCTGGCCGATTGGCCGACTGCCCTGTTCCCCTAAGGGGGACGCAGTGCTGCCATGACTATAGTGAGCGACCTAATAGTTGCCCATTAAATAAATGTGCAGTTAGTTGCGATAGTGCAGCTCTTCGAGCCAGGTGCGTAGCTCGTCGGCGGAGGCGTGCTCGATCGCTATCCGGGTAATGGGGTCGTAGGCGTTCCACAGGGTCTGCTCGGGGGACTCACTAACTTTCCACACGCGGGGTTCGGTGGTGGTTTCGAGATGGGCCAGCAGGTTTTGCCAGAAGGCACCGAGTCGTCTAACCGGGCTGCTGCTGCGAGGGTTGTGGATTGGCCAATAGCTGGTATTCATAAGTAAATCTCCTTTGGGATGGCGTCCGGGGTTCGCGCCACAAACTAATCATAAATTTCTGTATCTAAAACTACAAAAACTTTCAGTCATGGTAGATATGAATAACTCTCATGCCCGATCTCTTGCCAGAACGGTGCGCATGCCTTCTATGTAGAATTGTCAAAAGCTGATATTCTCAAAAAACAGTAGCGTATTATACAGATATAAGTAAAACGTTCATCTCCTGCTGACCGATTTACCGGGTGCATTCCCCCTCAGGCACCCCAGCCAGGAGACGGAAGTAGGGACACTCCCGAAGGAACGCGCCTCACTACGCATCGCTTCTAGGAGGCGACATCATGAAACTCACCTATCGCGGCATTAGCTACGACGCTCCATCCCACCCCGCGCCCAAACTGGGCGAAACTATCGATACCGGGCACTATCGCGGTGCTCCCGTTGGGTTTTCTGCCTTGGCCGAGCTGCCCGTTCAGCCCGCTAACGATTTGACCTGGCGCGGCGTGCCTTACCGCACGGGCATTGCGGCTCCTGCTGCCATTGCCCCGGTGGTCATCGCCGCAGAGCTGCCGGCTGTGGCAGCTAGTCTGGCTGCTCCAACGGTGGAGTCTGCCCCAGCGCCCATCAACATCTCTGACCTGGCCCGCAACCTGTTTATTCGTCGTCACCAGCGCAGTCGGCGGCGCGAGCAGGGCATGATGGTACGCCTGGCAGCGGAGGTTGGCCTTCCTGTAGAAGACGCGGCCCACTACGAAAGCCACATTCAAGGCAAAATGCCCCACGATTTCTCCGGCTACGATCGCGGTTCATCAGCCATGAGCTAGCTTCGAGACGATACGGCAGATGGCCCGGCGCTCTGGCACTCCGGGCCATTTTTTTGTGCCATAGCAGGTGAAGTTTAGATTAGGACAGCTTAAAAGGCCACGATTCAAGCCAGGCGAAGCTGGTCTTCATTCTTTGTTCTTTTGTCTTCGTTTTTTTGCAATAGGGCGTAAATCTCCCCCCACTCTCGTTCGCTCAGGGGTTGGGAGACAAGCTGGCAATTAAACCAGTTTTGGGCCGCCTGGGTTAAAAATTCTTCGATTGTGGCGGTTGTCAGTCCTTTGTCTATGGCTTTATGAACCTGGCTCGCTGGTGGTGCTGGCGTTTGAAACACCTGCTGCCACAGATCGGGGTTGGTCGCGAGTCCGATAGATCCGTGCTGGAGCAGGTAGGCACCGCGCCGTAGCTGGGCGCTGCCGATCGCTTTAATGCCCTGAGCATCAACCAGGTCAGCGCTGGTGGCCAGGGCAAAGCAGTTGTGCGAACGGCGATAATCCTGGCTCGGTTGCCCAAATTTTAGGGGCACGCCCAACTCTGCCCAGCCTGCAATTAAGAACTGGCAGAGATATCGATAGGCCTGATCGCGGCTGCCAGCAGTATTGGAAGTGACCAGGGCGTAGGTCAAATCGCCCTGGTGCAGCACCCCGCGCCCGCCGGTCGGCCGCTGCACCAGCTCCACCCGCTGCCCCTGCCAGACCAAACTTTGCCAGTGGTCTGGCATCTGCCGCCGCTGGCTGGCCCCTAGGGAAATTGCTGCCGGATGCCAGGTGTAGAAACGTAAAGTTGGCGGGTGCCCATGGTGCTGATGCTGGTCGAGCAGCCAGGCGTCGATCGCCATCTGCACCGCACCGGGGGCCTCCAGCAGCGGAATCAGCCGCCAAGCCCGGCTCACGGCGCTTCCCCGGCGTGGTAGGAGCTGCGCACCAGGGGGCCAGAGCGTACGTGCTCAAAGCCCAGTTCCTGGGCGATTTCTCCCAGCCGCTGAAATTCTGCCGGAGTCCAGTAGCGATCGACCGGGCGGTGATCGAGGGAGGGGCGCATATACTGGCCGATGGTGAGGCGATCGCACTCCACCCGCCGCAGATCTTGCATGGCCTCAATCAGTTCAGCCTCGGTTTCGCCGTGGCCCACCATCAGCCCCGACTTGGTGGGGATGGTGGGGGCAAATTCTTTAACTAGCGATAGGACGCGCAAGGAGCGATCGTACTTGGCCCCGCGTCGCACCGGGTCTTGCAGACGGCGCACGGTTTCGAGGTTGTGGTTGTAGCAGGCGGGTTTGGCGGTCACGACGGTACGGATGCGATCGGCCTGGCTCGCATTCCGCCCGGTGCCACCCCAAAAGTCTGGCGTCAACACTTCGATCTCAGTTCCCGGATTCTCCTGGCGAATTCTATCCATCACGGTGACGAACCAGCCCGCGCCGTGATCGGGCAGGTCGTCCCGCGCTACCGAGGTCAGCACCACGTAGCGCAGGCCCAGCAGCCGCACCGATTCGGCTACTTTCTCGGGTTCGTGGGGGTCGAGGGCCATGGGGGCGTGGCCCTTGTCTACCTGGCAAAACGAGCAGGCGCGGGTGCACACTGCCCCCATCAGCAAAAAGGTGGCGGTGCGGTTGGCGTAGCATTCGCCCCGGTTGGGGCAGCGGCCCTCTTCGCAGATGGTGTGAATCTGCCGCTCTTTGACAATGCGCTGCACCGCCGAAATCTCGCTGGCGTTGCCGATGGGGCGACGCAGCCAGTCGGGCATGCGCTCTAGCTCAGCCCTGAGCTGCTGACGCGAATTGGTTGTAGAAGTCATAGGCCCACCAAATACTTTGCCGCCAGCAGGATGAAACCACCCTACAGCCCAGAGCAAACAACCGTTTGCCCCTACTGGATTCTATCGCGGGTGATTTCTACTGCCACCTGGCCGGTGTAGTCGGGGATGGGCGGGGTGAGTTTGGTGACTTTGACCGTCACCCGCTGCAGACGTGAATCAGAGGCGATTGCTAGGGCGGCGATCGCCCCCGCCAGCCGCTCGATCAGCGCAAACTTTGACTCCCGAATAATCTGCTGGGTGCCCCCAATCACGGTGCGGTAGTCGTGGGTGTCGGCGAGGCGATCGCTCTGGGTGGCCTCAGCTAGATCTAAGTACAGTGTAACGTCGGCCTGAAACCACTGGCCCAGCACGTTTTCTTCGGGCAGCGCCCCGGTGTAGCCGTAGGCGCGAATATTGCTCAGGTGAATGGCATCCATAGGGAAATAGGGAAAAGTTGAAATACAGAATTTCTGTTATGGAGAGGGAATGCTGCTGTAGCTCCGCTCGCCAGATATTTTCTGCCAACACATCAAATAAAACCCCCCTGATCAAGGGGGGCAGGGGGGATCTCTGGCGAGATCGTTGACCGCTGCCCTCCCCAACTCGGGGGGCGAAGGATTTGGAGATGTGTCTTACCGCATGGTGTTGAACTACTTGAGCCAACCTTTGAGGCGGGCGGCCACCTGGGGCCGCCGCAGCTTGCGCATGGCTTTGGTCTGAATCTGGCGCACCCGCTCTCGGGAGAGGTTAAAAATGCCGCCCACCTCTTCTAGGGTGTGGGTTTCGCCCGTGGCCAGCCCGTAGCGCAGAGTAATGATATCTTTTTCGCGTTCGGTGAGCACCTCGCCCAGCACGCTGGTGATCTCCTGGCGCATCATGTTTTCGCTAATTTTAGACTCCGGCGTTTGGGTGCTGCTGTCTTCGAGCAGCTCCATCAGTTCGGTGTCTTCGCCTTTGCCAACGCGGTGGTTGAGGGAGAGCGATCGCCTGCGCACCTGCTGCAAACTTCTCAGCTGATCGACGGTGACATCAAGGGCGTCGGCCAGCTCTTGCTCACTGGGGTTGCGCTGCAAGTCGCGCCGCAGATCGCGGTGAGCCTTCTTGAGCTTGTTCAACTTTTCCACAATGTGGATCGGCAGGCGAATGGTGCGGGCATCGTTAGCGATGGTGCGCGTAATGCCCTGACGAATCCACCAGTAAGCGTAGGTCGAAAATTTATAACCCTTGTCGGGATCAAATTTTTCGGTGGCTCGGTTGAGGCCGAGGGCACCCTCTTGAATGAGATCGAGAAAGGGCACCCCCCGATTTAAATAGCGCTTGGCGATCGACACCACCAGCCGTAGATTAGATCGGATCATTCGCCGCTTAGCGGTGCGGCCATCGTGGAGCTTTTGGGTGAACTCTGCCTCGCTGACCTTGAGTTTCTCGATGAGTTCTTGTCGGTTGGGTTTGCGGCCCAACTCTTTCTGAAGTTTTTCGCTAGCGGTTTCGACCTTAGATAAGAAGCGTACCTGCCGGGCCAGCTCAATTTCTTCGCTAGGCTTCAGCAGGGGATAGCGTGCCATCTCTTTAAAGAAGGCCCCGACCGCATCGTCGGTTAGGGTCTTGCTATAGCCCGACAGCCCCATCTCCGACATGGCCTCTGACTGAGAAAATTTAGCCAGAACCTCCCGATCTTCGTCCCAGGCCGTGAGGTCAGGGGTGAGTTGGCTATCGGCGGCAGATACCTTTTCTGCCACCCGATTCAAATCGGTGTCGAACCCATCCATGGGTTCGTCGGCCCAAGCAATAGAACTGTCTCTGTCGGAGTTATATGTAGTAGCCATGGGGTAAATAAAACTGTATACCTACGGGTCGAAGCATGCAGATTGAAGGCATGTATATTCGGAGTGCCCTGCCGACGGCAGCCCCAGACAAAACGCTTGATCCCGGAATTGGATCTTTAGACTTATTTTGTGAGTCCACAATACGGATAATTTTGTGAATTCCCAGGCAATGTAACATTTCTTTGGCAACTTGCGTAGTGTAACAGCGAATCCAAAAAATGAACCGAAAATTTAAGGGCAACCTCAGATATTTTTTGCTATCCTCAGACACTTTGCCTTGATATTGATCGCCGCGTGGAGATAGAGAGGCTGGTCTTGGGACGGGGGCGATTGCTGTTGGCGGGGGAACGTGATCGATACGGTTTCTTTTCTCTAGTTTGACTCCGTTTTCCACAGGCAAGGAGAAGTTTTCCACAGAATGTAACCTGTGGAAAACCAGAGGGCTGGAGTGTTTAAATTAAATCCTGTTGTCCGAAGGACTGCTTTTGGTTGGCAGGCTACAGCCCTTGCGTCGGACTGGGATGCCCTGAGCCTGCCAGTGGGTTAGACAACCTCTTACACTGGCAGAGGTAATGTAGGTGGTTAAAACGCGTGGGCCTTGGCGAGAGTAGACCCCATCCCCAGTGGGTCAATGTTTTGGTGGACTATGGCGGCCAGCCCGCAGAATACACCTATGAGGTGCCCGCTGCTCTAGGGGTGCAGGTGGGCGATATCCTCACGGTGCCCTTTCGACATCAGAGCATTGGCGCGATCGCGCTCTCCCTTTCTCCAGTGCCGCCGACCAACCTGGTACCCCACCAGATTCGCGCGGTGGAGGGCATTGTAGAGCAGCGGTTTTTTGCCCCACCCTACTGGGCTTTGCTGCAGCGGGTAGCCGACTACTACCAGGTGCCGCTGATCCAGGTGCTCAAGACGGCTCTGCCGCCGGGGCTGCTGGCCAGATCCCAGCGACGGCTGCGGCTGCGGCGCGATCGCCTGCCCCAAACCTATCCCCAGCCTCTGGCCCCCGGCTTGAAGGCACTGCTGGAGGATCTCCAGCGATCGCCCACCGGAGACTACACCTGGCCCTACCTGCAAAAACGCGGCCACAGCTACCGCACCCTGCAACAGCTGATTCAGCTGGGCTGGGCCGAGTCGTACCTGGCACCGCCCCAGCCGCCCCAGGCCAAACGTCGCCAGGCGGTCACCCTGGTGAGTGGCGACACCCTACCCGCCGCATTGACGACCCGCCAGCAAGACATCATCGCTACTCTGCGCCGTCAGGGGGGCGATCTGTGGCTCAGCGATGCCCTACAACTGTGCCAAACCACCAGCCCGACCCTAAAGCGACTGGCGCAGTCGGGCTGTGTGGTCATCGAGCCGCGCGAGCAGCTGCGGGCCGAAACTGGGCCAGCCCTGCTGCCCGACCACCCCAAGCTCCTTACCCACCACCAGGCTCTGGTGCTCGACTCTATTAATAAAAATCAGCAGGGGAGCCAGTTTTTGCTCCATGGGGTGACCGGCTCGGGCAAGACCGAGGTGTATTTGCAGGCGATCGCCCCTCGCCTGGCCGCCGGCCAGTCGGCCCTGGTGCTGGTGCCCGAGATCGGCCTCACCCCCCAGCTCACCGATCGCTTTCGCCGCCGCTTTGGCGATCAGGTGTGGGTCTACCACAGCGGGCTCGCCGATGGCGAACGCTACGACACCTGGCGGCAGAGCCTCAGGCCCTCTCAACCCCTGGTAATTGTGGGCACCCGCTCCGCCATCTTTATGCCCCTGCCCAACCTGGGCCTGATCATTCTCGACGAAGAACACGACAGCAGCTACAAGCAAGACGTGC
This genomic window contains:
- a CDS encoding UPF0175 family protein, producing MSVVVPDEILTATRMTEAEMCQEIAVMLFQRDKLTLAQASRFAAMHRVAFQHLLASRHIPVHYDVEDFEQDIQTLREMGRL
- the hydA gene encoding dihydropyrimidinase; translated protein: MTSVLIQGGRIVTAVDDYQGDILIQDGRIEAIGRQLSVDNAECHDAAGLLVLPGGIDAHVHMETPMGNDVYTCDTFETGTRSAAFGGTTTIIDFAQQFHNDSPKAALDRRLAAAQPQCCVDYAFHVILTDINPGSLAELPDLINQDGVSSFKLYMAYPGVLMVDDAAIFKTMRRTGDHGGMVNLHAENGVVIQALIEEALEQGNTSPKYHQLTRPRLMEGEAAHRVIRIAELAEVPVYIVHLSAKEALEAVVEARDRGIHAFAETCPHYLFLDESEYDAPGFEAAKYVMTPPLRDHDCQHALWRGLRFDDLQLVATDHCPFCMNENPLGILKSKQFGRDNFNRIPNGAPGVELRLTLLYDGGVRAGRINLNRFVQLTATAPAKMFGLFPRKGTIAVGSDADLVLFDPNETHTLSASTHHSLVDYSLFEGREVTGKVKKVFLRGQCIVDGDEWLGRSGMGEYLPRGASGRVL
- a CDS encoding DUF4278 domain-containing protein; the protein is MKLTYRGISYDAPSHPAPKLGETIDTGHYRGAPVGFSALAELPVQPANDLTWRGVPYRTGIAAPAAIAPVVIAAELPAVAASLAAPTVESAPAPINISDLARNLFIRRHQRSRRREQGMMVRLAAEVGLPVEDAAHYESHIQGKMPHDFSGYDRGSSAMS
- a CDS encoding lipoate--protein ligase family protein; this encodes MSRAWRLIPLLEAPGAVQMAIDAWLLDQHQHHGHPPTLRFYTWHPAAISLGASQRRQMPDHWQSLVWQGQRVELVQRPTGGRGVLHQGDLTYALVTSNTAGSRDQAYRYLCQFLIAGWAELGVPLKFGQPSQDYRRSHNCFALATSADLVDAQGIKAIGSAQLRRGAYLLQHGSIGLATNPDLWQQVFQTPAPPASQVHKAIDKGLTTATIEEFLTQAAQNWFNCQLVSQPLSEREWGEIYALLQKNEDKRTKNEDQLRLA
- the lipA gene encoding lipoyl synthase; amino-acid sequence: MTSTTNSRQQLRAELERMPDWLRRPIGNASEISAVQRIVKERQIHTICEEGRCPNRGECYANRTATFLLMGAVCTRACSFCQVDKGHAPMALDPHEPEKVAESVRLLGLRYVVLTSVARDDLPDHGAGWFVTVMDRIRQENPGTEIEVLTPDFWGGTGRNASQADRIRTVVTAKPACYNHNLETVRRLQDPVRRGAKYDRSLRVLSLVKEFAPTIPTKSGLMVGHGETEAELIEAMQDLRRVECDRLTIGQYMRPSLDHRPVDRYWTPAEFQRLGEIAQELGFEHVRSGPLVRSSYHAGEAP
- the folB gene encoding dihydroneopterin aldolase, coding for MDAIHLSNIRAYGYTGALPEENVLGQWFQADVTLYLDLAEATQSDRLADTHDYRTVIGGTQQIIRESKFALIERLAGAIAALAIASDSRLQRVTVKVTKLTPPIPDYTGQVAVEITRDRIQ
- a CDS encoding RNA polymerase sigma factor, RpoD/SigA family yields the protein MATTYNSDRDSSIAWADEPMDGFDTDLNRVAEKVSAADSQLTPDLTAWDEDREVLAKFSQSEAMSEMGLSGYSKTLTDDAVGAFFKEMARYPLLKPSEEIELARQVRFLSKVETASEKLQKELGRKPNRQELIEKLKVSEAEFTQKLHDGRTAKRRMIRSNLRLVVSIAKRYLNRGVPFLDLIQEGALGLNRATEKFDPDKGYKFSTYAYWWIRQGITRTIANDARTIRLPIHIVEKLNKLKKAHRDLRRDLQRNPSEQELADALDVTVDQLRSLQQVRRRSLSLNHRVGKGEDTELMELLEDSSTQTPESKISENMMRQEITSVLGEVLTEREKDIITLRYGLATGETHTLEEVGGIFNLSRERVRQIQTKAMRKLRRPQVAARLKGWLK